From Gottschalkiaceae bacterium SANA:
TGGCTTTACCCGTTTCTTTCTGGTTCTATACAGTCGTTACTCCCACTGTTTTTTGTGTCCACCGTTTCATTCCCCACATAGCGGCTACTAATAGGAAAAGAATTCCAACGCTACGAACTGGATGATCCACAAGGGTTGTAATCTGTGATCCAATTACTGTTAAAAATAACATTAAAAACAGTTTGCCGCCCAGCAAAGCGAAAAGAAAGTGCTTTCGTGACAAATTGAACCAGGCTGCGCTAGTACTGAGAAGGATCGAAGGCATAAAAGGCATAGCATATAAGACCAGTAGTCCCATCCATCCTTTTTCTTCCATCCATTGATGGATTTTTTTCATTTTATTCGTTTCCGTTTTCTTTTTCCAGCGTGTAATGGCCGTGTAGAGGAGGAAGGAACCTACAACATTGCCTGTCCATGAATAAAACGCACCAGTGAGAAGTCCATATAAATGAACATTCAACGCTACAATTGCGGTTAATGGAAAGACTGGAAAAAATGCTTCAGCGATTGGAATTCCAATACCTGCAAGGACTCCATGAGTTTTCATGGCAGTCATGACCCATTCGATAAGGGCCAGGTTTGAGAAAAATTCCAGAAATTGATTAATCATATTTTCACCCTTTTTTCAGAATTATCTATAATTTATAAAAAAAGAACGGGTTTGTCAATGGATTATATTTCTATTTAGGACAAGCGCGAAGAAAATAGATGGGCTGTCCTTTAGCACGAAATTTTCTTTCATATTCTGTTTCTACATTTTTTTCAGCAAGCTCTGTTTGGTGCAAATCCCGTTCAACTCGCTGAAGAATCCATTCTTCTCTTTGAAATTGCTTTAAGGAATATTCGAAAAGACCCAGATTGTCGGTTTTCATTTCTAAAACCCCGCCTAGAGCTAATAACCGTTGATATTCGCGCAAAAAGTTGTGATGAGTCAAACGCCGTTTTGCATGAGAATTCTTTGGCCATGGATCGGAAAAATTTAAGTAAATGCCTTGGATCTGATGATCAGGAAAGTGGGGTAGTGCGTTCCCTGCATCCATATGAACAAATTGATAATTCATACATTCAAACTCTTCCGTCTTTTTTGCAACTCGAATCAGGACCTTTGTATCCCGTTCAAAACCGACAAAAAAGCGATTTGGGTATTGTTCAGCCATACCAAACAAAAAGTCTCCCATTCCTGTGCCTAATTCAAGATGCAGGTCTTGATGCGTTGGCAAGTTAGACCAAACCTCTTCGGCCGATGCCTTTCGAATGGTAACAATTTGTTGACAAGCTTCTAAAATTTCATAACCGTTTTCTACATATTTTAACCGCATAAATTCGCCTCCAATTTCTACTTCTGTCTTTCTAGATTCTAATTTTACCTTGTTTTACATGATGCTTCAAGCATTCATTGAAAGCCCAAACCAATCATGGTAAAATGAAGTGATTTTAACAGGGGAGGTTTATAATGGTTTTTGATATTCTTGGTCCAATTATGATTGGCCCTTCGAGTTCTCATACAGCAGGTGCAGCACGACTTGGAAAGGTGGCTAGAGACCTTGTAGAGGGAGAGATACTTTCGGTAACCTTTGGACTTCATGGTTCCTTTGCCGAGACCTATCGAGGTCATGGCACAGACCGTGCACTATTAGCGGGAGTTTTGGGGATGGGGCCCGACGATGAACGGCTAGGACAATCTAAACAAATTGCCCGCAATCGAAAACTCATTTATTCTTATGTAGCGATCGACCTTGGACATGTACATCCGAATTCGGTTAAGTTTATTTTTGTGAATGATCAGCACGAAGTCATTCGTGTCACGGGGTCCTCCTTGGGCGGTGGTCAAATTGTGATTACGCAGATAGATGATTTTAATGTGCGAATTACTGGAAGTGAGCCAACCCTTTTGATTCAACACATGGACAAGCCGGGTGTAATTAGTACGGTTTCAAAGGTTATTGCTGACTCAGGTGTTAATATTGCTGATATGCGGGTTCGCAGAACAGAAAAAGGAAAGTTGGCATCCATGATTATTGAAACCGATGAATCGATCCCTAGGGGAGCCATTCAAATACTGCGTGAATTTGCTTGGATTCAGTCGGTGAAACAAATCGATCCGCAAGGGGAGGAAAAACAATGAATTCTGCGAAGGAATGGTTAGAAAAATCAATGAAAACGCAAGGTACATTGTCTGAAAGCTATTTGGAAGAGCAATCGAATAAATTGGGTCAGACAAAAGAAGAATTGCTTAAGGAAATGAAAAAACGATGGGCGATTATGTCAAATTCTGCACAAAAGGGCCTACATGGCGCTCTTCAGCCATTGGGTGGAATTATTGGTGGAGAAGCCTATAAAATGAGAGAGTACCAGAAACGAAATCAATCGTATTCCGGTTCAGCTCTTGTTGATGCCATGGCATACGCATTTTCTACTTCGGAATATAATGCATCCATGGGGAAAATTTGTGCCGCCCCAACAGCGGGTTCTGCAGGAATCGTGCCGGCGGCAATTCTATCAGCTATGAACCAGTATGGATATTCGGAAGAATCGTGTCTACGTGCCTTGTTTACTGCAGGCGGGATTGGCGAGTTGATTGCCAAAACGGCAACGGTTTCTGGCGCGGAAGGTGGATGTCAGGCAGAATGTGGTTCTGCGGCAGCCATGGCAGCAGGTGCTTTGGTAGAATTGTCTGGTGGCAGTGCGGAAATGGTCTTTCATGCAGCATCCATTGCATTGAAAAATGTGATGGGTTTGGTTTGTGACCCAATTGCTGGACTTGTGGAGGCGCCTTGTTCAAAGCGAAATGCTTCGGGGGTGGCAAATGCCATGATCTCGGCGGATATGGCTTTGGCCGGAATTGAAAGTATCATTCCTTTTGATGAAGTGATTATAACGATGAAAGAGGTAGGGGATTCAATGGATCCGGATTTACGAGAAACGGGGAAAGGTGGCCTTGCCGCAACGCCTACAGGTAAAAAAATTGCAGATCGCATATTTGGAAGGGACGAGTAAGTCTCTTTTTTTTTACAAAAAACTCAGCCCGAAGGCTGAGAATGGAATGCAGTCATGTTAAATTGTAATGAGATGATTTATTTTGGCGTTAATTCTGCGTTGAGCTCGGCACCTAGAAGAAGAATCAAACTGCTTAGATACATCCAGATTAAAAGGGCGAACAAACCCCATAGACTGCCGTAGAATGACAGATAGTGAGCAAACTGGGATACATAGACACCAAAGATCTTGGAGCTGATCATCCAAGCCACAGCCGTTAGGGTTGTGCCAGGTAAAACACGCATGAGTCGCGGCTGGTGACCAGGTGCAAATCGATAGATCAGAAGAATATTTAAAAAAGTAATGACAAACGAGAACAGGGTAACGGAAAAATTAAAACCCGTTTCGCTGATGTTGAATCGGAAAACCATGGTGAGAATCCAAGTCAAAGCGTTGGAAGCGAAGAGTAAAAAGAATGCATCCGCAATAAATAAAACCAAAATCATTACCGTGAAAAAAAGGGAGGTGGGAATATGTCGAGTGAACTTTCGTTTTGGAATCTCGTCATAAGCACGATTAATTCCCTTCATAATGGCTCTCGTTCCTCGGGAGGCGAGCCAGATCATAACGAGAAAACCAGCTGTAAAACCACCGGCACTTTGTGTTCCTGTAATTTCTTGCACGATATTATAAACGATTTGAAATGATTCATGAGGAAGAAAATCCGCCAGTGATCGAACAAAGGTCTCTTCGGTCAGCGAGGTGAATCGGCTGAAAGAAGTCAATAAATAAAGAAAAGGGAAAAGTGCCAGAAGAATATAATAGGTTAACTGGGCACTTAAACCCATTAAGTCGTGTCGTTGAAAACGGAGGATCATCCCTTTTAACGTGATCAAAGCGGAGGAGGGGGAGGGATTATCCTCGAATATAAAAGGCTTCTTCATCTTCAACTAGGCTCCGATCTTGTGAGGTAATTGAATCCACTCTCGCATAGGGATGCTTATGTTGAATGGCTTGAAGAAAAAGTATCAACACCTTATCCGCGCCCTGGACTTCCATCCAGACGCTGCCATCCCATTGATTTTGGACCCAGCCGGTTACTTGATAGTGTTCGGCGGTTTGTTTGACAAACCATCGAAAACCAACGCCCTGCACCCGCCCAATTGCTTTGATCATTACACGTTTCATAAGGGACCCTCCTGAAATTTCTTATTCATATCATACCCTTATTTGTGATCAGATTCTAGTGGATCTTTCTTTTTTTTCCAAATGGGAACCAATCGTTTCGTAAAACGATATAGGATAAAGAACAAGAGTCCAAGAATAAACAAGGTCGGTAACCAAAGAATTGCCCACAAAATGATCCCTTGAAGGCCGTCGACGATTTGTTGACCAGCCCTAGCAATTTGATTTTTGACTCGATCAAAGAATGTGATCGGTTCAGGCAGTACATTCTTGGTTTCTTGAATATCGATATAAAGGGTACTGTATCGAACTTGTGAATCAAGACGACGAAGAATGCCTTGATTGTTTTCAATTTCATAGCGAATTCTGTTTAATTCTTGTTCAAGAGCAAGAACATCTTTTAGTTCTGTTGATTTTTCCACAAGGGCTAAAAGTCTGCTTTCGTGGGTCTGTGCACTTTCAATTCGTGCGGTTAAATCAAAGTAATGATCTGTAACATCTTGAGAATCCAATTGCAAACGACGAACTTGTACTTGATTTTGCAAGATTTGAATAGCCTTTTGAAAGTTTTCAGCAGGGATTCTGATGGTGTAGGATGCATATCGTCGTGGTTGATCAAAACTCCCATGATCCTCAATGCGTGAAGAGGCGATCATGGCATCGAATTCTTGGATCCATTGATCAAGCCCTAAGAGAGTATCATCAAAGGTTTCCGTTTCGATGGACGCGGAGCCTGAATAGGTCATTTTTTGACGTTCATCTTGGCCCAAAGGTGTGGTGTCCAGAAGGGGATCCCCATTTTTGTTGAGGGAAAATTCTTCCGACGTGACACTTTCAGCCATGTCATATTCCGGGGCTGGCATTCCTGGCGCTTCCATTGCTGCCATGGACTCATTACGCGAATCAGTAAATTCTGAATCTTTTGATTGGCTGCAACCTGCGATCAATAAAATTAACACGAGGAATAAAAGTATGGCACTTATTTTCTTTTTCATTGTATCCTCCTTTTTTTATTTTGACGAGAAAACGTTTGGAAGGTTTCAAAAGTTAAAATCTTTATAAAACATGACTGTAGAATTTGAAACCGCATGTTAATTGCTATACTATAATTATATACAGTTCGAGAGGAGTTTTCAGCATGGAAAAAGTTTATTCATTGGGCGTTGACGTAGGGTCAACGACTATCAAATATGTATTGCTCGATCCCCAAGGGATTGAGGTGGAAAAAGAATATCGCCGACACCGATCGGATGTGAGGCGGACCTTTATGGATATGTTACGAGATCTAGCGAGTCGATGGTCAGAGAGAGACCTTCGAATCTATATGACGGGTTCAGCCGGAATTGGAATCTCTAGCTGGTTAGAGATTCCTTTTATGCAGGAGGTAATTGCTTCTACCCGCGCTATTGAGCGTACGGCGCCGGATACCGACGTTGCGATTGAATTGGGTGGTGAAGATGCTAAGATCACTTATCTTTCTCATGCAGTGGAGCAGAGGATGAATGGAACCTGTGCGGGTGGCACGGGTGCATTTATCGATCAAATGGCTTCCTTAATGGAAACGGATCCCAAGGGTCTAAACGATTTGGCAAAGGAAGCAAAGCAGATTTATCCCATCGCATCCCGCTGTGGTGTATTTGCGAAAAGTGATGTCCAACCCTTATTAAATGAAGGGGTAAGAAGAGAGGACATTGCAGCTTCGATTCTACAAGCAATTGTAACGCAAACAATTGGCGGGCTAGCTCAGGGAAGACCGATTAGAGGAAAAGTTGCTTTTTTAGGTGGACCCTTAACCTTTTTGTCGGAACTGAGAGTTCGCTTTATTGAAACCTTGCGCCTGACAGAGCCAAATGTTGTACACCCGGCTGATGCACAGTATTTTGTTGCCATGGGTGCCGCTTATGGCGCGGAGGAAGATTCGGATCAACCGATTTTTCAGCTTCAAAAATTGACAAAGAAGATGACGGAACAGAAGGATCATTTTGAAACAGCCACGCAGACCCTAGATCCATTGTTTCAAACAGAAGAGGATCTTGTTACATTTAGAAAGAGGCATGCAACGAATCAAGTAGCGAAAGGGGAACTTGCAAGCTATCGCGGCAAGGCTTTTCTTGGGATAGATTCTGGTTCTACGACCACAAAAATTGCTTTAGTCGGTGAAAATCATGAGCTGCTTTATTCATTTTATGAAGTAAATCAAGGCAGTCCATTGAAGACTGTAATACGAGAAGTAAAAAAATTGTATGAAACGCTTCCTGAAACTGTGGTGATTACGGGAACAGGAGTTACAGGCTATGGGGAAGCCTTAATACAAAAAGCATTGCATATTGATGTTGGAGAAGTGGAAACTATTGCACATTATCGCGCTGCGAGATATTTTCGTCCTGATGTCGATTTTATAATCGATATCGGCGGTCAGGATATGAAAAGTCTTCGTATCCGTGATGGTATGATTGATTCGATTATGCTAAATGAAGCCTGTTCATCTGGTTGTGGTTCCTTTATTCAAACCTTTGCCAGTGCTTTGGGTGTCTCAGTGGAAAACTTTGCAAAACAAGCCCTAGAATCTAAGGCTCCTGTTGATTTGGGCACACGATGTACTGTATTTATGAATTCACGCGTTAAAGAATCTCAACGCCAAGGTGCGACAGTTTCTGATATCTCAGCTGGCATTGCCTATTCAGTTGTGAAAAACGCCTTGTATAAAGTCATTCGAATTCACTCTCCAGAAGACTTAGGAAAATCAATCGTTGTTCAGGGTGGAACTTTCTATAACGAGGCTGTGCTTAGGGCCTTTGAACTGGAAACCGGTGTAGAAGTTATACGACCGGATATTGCGGGATTAATGGGTGCTTTTGGCGTTGCTTTGTTGGCGCAAGATCGATGCAAGTCAACCGGCATTCTAACCAAAGAAGAGCTTTCTCATTTTGACTATACCCATCGAACAGCACGTTGCAAAGGCTGTTCAAATAATTGCTTATTGACGATTAATAAATTCAATGACAAGACTTCTTATATCAGTGGAAATCGCTGTGAAAAAGGACTTGGACTTGAGAAAAAGAAGGATCCAGAACGGAATCTTTCTCTTTATAAGTATCAACGTGTGTTTGATTATCACAGAACAAAACCCGTTAGCAGACGAGAACGAATCGGGATCCCAAGGGTCTTAAATCTCTATGAAAACTATCCATTCTGGTATACCTTGTTTGATTCTTTGGGATTCGAAGTTGTTTTGTCTCACGAATCCAATCGCAAGTTGTATGATCTAGGTCTGGAAAGTATTCCATCAGAATCAGTTTGCTATCCTGCTAAGATTGCTCATGGCCATATTGAAGATCTGGTGAATCAAGGAGTCAGTCATATTTTTTATCCGTCTGTCCCTTATAATCAGCAGGAAGATTCGATCGCAACGAATCGATTTAATTGTCCTGTCGTTGCATCTTATCCAGACGTACTGAAAGGATCGATTGAAGCCTTTAAAGATCAAGTGAAATTTATGCATCCATATCTTTCTTTTGACAATCCAAAAGCTTTAGTGACTCGATTGATGGATGAGTTATCCTGTTTTCAAGTAAGCAAAGGCGCAGTGAAGATTGCAGTGGATGCAGCCTATATGGAATTGGATCGATACCACAAAGATATTCAAAAGGCAGGCGAACATTTATTGGAACTGCTTGCGAAAGAAGGTGGGCGCGGGATTGTTCTGGCTGGACGACCTTATCATGTGGATCCTGAAATCAATCACGGAATCCCAGATCTTGTTGAAGGAGAAGGGTTTGCGATATTTACGGAAGATTCTATTTCGCATCTGGGGGAATTGAAGCGGCCACTGACCGTTCACAATCAATGGACCTATCATGCGCGTCTCTATCGCGCAGCGGCTTATGTTGCAAGTCAACCGAACTTAGAGATGATTCAATTGACTTCTTTCGGATGTGGCCTGGACGCCATCACGACAGATGAAGTTAAGGAAATACTCGAGTACGATGGGAAGACCTATACACTCTTGAAGATTGATGAAATTTCAAATCTGGGAGCTGCAAGGATTCGGATTCGATCCTTGAAAGCCGCTCTCGAAGAAAGAAAAAATCAAGAAAAACACGTGCATATCCCTAAGCCTTTGGTAAAACGAACAGTCTTTACGGAAGAAATGAAGAAGACCCATACAATTCTCGTGCCGCAAATGGCACCCTATCATTTCGATTTTATTGCTACAATCTTACGGAATTACGGATATAAAGTTGTGATCTTGCCGGAAATTGATTATGAGGCCGTGACAGAAGGGGTAAAAGTTGTTCATAATGACGCCTGTTATCCCGCAGTTTTAACAACGGGTCAGTTTGTGCGCGCGCTAAAATCGGGAGACTATGACCTTGATCGAACCGCTATTTTAATGTCACAGACCGGGGGTGGCTGTCGAGCAACCAATTATATCTCCTTTATTCGAAAGGCATTAAGGGATTTGGATATGCAACAGGTACCGGTCATTTCATTTAACTTTAAAGGATTAGAAGGTCAACCAGGATTTAATCTGCCTTCTAAAGCGGTGATGGAATTATTGCGTGCTGTGATTTATGGTGATTTATTGATGAAGTGCGTATGTCGTACTCGTCCTTATGAAAAAGAAGCGGGAAGCGTCGAAGTCCTGTATGAAGCTTGGAATCAAAAAATTCAAGGAGAATTAAAGAAAGGCCAAACCTATCATCGATTTCAAACGCTATTAAAGCAAATTATCGCTGATTTTGATCATATTCCTTTGAATGATATTCATAAACCAAAGGTTGGAATCGTGGGTGAAATCCTGGTTAAATTCCATCCAACAGCGAACAATCAAGTTGTGAAGGAGTTGGAAAAAGAAGGCGCAGAAGTTGTTGTCCCTGAATTATTCAATTTCTTAACGTATTACATGTACAGTAATATTGCAGATCATCGTTACCTTGGTGGCGGAAGAAAAAATCGAATCATCAGTGAGACGGTCATTCAAGGTTTGCAAATGTATACAAAGTCTTTGCGTAAAGCATTAGATGCAAGTCAAAGATTCTCATCTTCTCCATCGATTTATCATAAGGCCGATCTGGTTAAGGATTTGGTGTCTACGGCGAATAAAATGGGGGAAGGCTGGTTATTAACAGCAGAAATGATAGAACTCCTTCAAGAAGGGGTGCCGAATATTGTTTGTGTTCAGCCGTTTGCTTGTTTGCCCAATCATATCTCCGGAAAAGGATTGTTTAAAGCACTTCGCGATGCCTACCCTATGGCTAACATCGTTCCCATTGATTATGATCCAGGGACAAGCGAGGTCAATCAAATTAATCGAATTAAATTAATGATGTCAATTGCCTTGCGACAGGGCAATCAAAGTTTTGAAGTGATTTCGTGAACCCCAGTATATGGGGTTCTTTTTTTGGGTAAAAACAGTGTAGGAGGTGACCATTATGTCGTTTCGTTGGAATAATGATTTGATTTTTCTTTTTCATGAAGGGCGATATTTTCAAGCCTATGAAGCCTTTGGTGCTCATATCACTTCAGAAGGGATACGATTTTGTATTTGGGTACCCGATACAAATTTTGTTGCAGTAACTGGAGATTTTACGCAATGGAGTGAAGAGGGCATCCCGATGGCGTTGGTAAGCCCTGGTTCAGAGATTTGGCAAATCATCGTGCCAGAAGCAAAGGTTGGAGATCGATACAAGTATGTGATTGAAACAAAAGCAGGAAGGAAAATCTGGAAAATGGATCCCTATGGCAGAGAAGTTGAAGTGCCTCCAGCCACAGCATCCATCGTGTCTGCATTTTCACTGTCGTCCAGTTCTGAAAATTCGAATTTGGTGAAACAAAAACGCGCCGGGAACAGCAATCAACCCATTAATATCTATGAGATTCATATTGGTTCATGGCGTAAAATGTGTGACTCTTATCATTCTTTAGGGAAAGTTTTGCCAGCGTATTTGGTTCAACTAGGATACACCCATGTTGAATTTATGCCGGTGATGCACCATCCTTTTGGCGGGTCATGGGGCTATCAAATTACTGGGTTTTATGCGGTAAACGCGGAGTGGGGTTCCCCTCAAGAATTAAGGGAACTTGTGGAAGCCTGTCATCAAGTTGGCCTTGCTGTGATTTTTGACTGGGTGCCGGGTCATTTTTGTAAAAATGAAGAAGGACTGTCTCAATTAAACGGTCAAGATGTTTATGAGGCGGAGGAGCATCTTGAGTGGGGGACTAAGCGATTTCAAGTGTCTAGACCAGAGGTGCGGAGTTTTCTTCTTTCCAATGCAGCATATTGGTTTGCCTTTTATGATATCGACGGAATTCGAGTTGATGGCGTTGCTAGTATGTTGCAGCCTGATAAAGCCTATGATTGCCAAGCCGTTGACTTCTTTAAGAATCTGAATCGTATGATATTCAGACGTTTTCCCTATGCCATTATGTCCGCTGAAGATTCAACTGCTTTTCCCCATGTAACGGCACCCGTGCATCATGGAGGATTGGGATTTACCTACAAATGGAATATGGGATGGATGAACGATACCTTGCAATATATATCTATGTCTCCACAGGAAAAATCAAAAAATCATCATCAATTAACCTTTTCACTGGTTTATGCATTTGAAGAATCGTATATACTTCCTTTCTCCCACGACGAGGTTGTCCATGGAAAAAAAACACTCTTGGATCGAATGTCCGGAGAATATGAGGAAATGTTTAACCAACTTCGTGTACTCTACCTGTACATGATGACGCATCCGGGTAAAAAATTAAGTTTTATGGGGAATGAGTTAGCGCCATTTTTAGAATGGCGTTATTACGAAGAGTTGGAGTGGAAGATGCTGGCATACGATTCCCATCGTTCCTTTTACCTCTACCTGAGTCAATTGAATCATTTTTACCTGAAGGAAAAATCGCTTTGGGAGCAGGATTCTTCATGGGAAGGATTTCGATGGGTTGACGCAGACAATCAGGAACAGTCGATATTTGTTTATCAGCGTCTGGCTAAAGATCCTGAAAACTATAACATGGTTGTAATCAACGAAGGAGCGGGCAATTATATGGAATACAGAATGGGGGTTCCTGAACGCTTGAAATACCGTTTGGTGTTTACCAGCGCTACCTACGCGCATGGGTTGGATCAACCGCTGAAGAAAACGATGCAGGCGAGTTCAAGGCCTTGGCAAAATCAGCCATATTCTATCTGTCTACGCTTGCCGTCGTACACGGGCTTGATCCTCAAGCCTGTTAGAAAAAGGAGAAAAAAAGATGTTTCAAACGGCTGAAGAATTTCAAGGTTTATTTAAGAAAAAAATACGAAAGGTAACCGGGGAAAAAATTGATCGTTCCTCTCGTCATGAACAATATCTAGGGCTAGTGAAAGTATTAATGGATGAATTGTCAGAAATGTGGTTTGAGTCAAATGACCGACATTACACGGAGGATCCAAAACTGATCTACTATTTTTCTATGGAATTTTTGATTGGAAAATTATTGGATCAGGTCTTGTATTCCTTGGGAATACGGGATCTGGTTGAGGAAGGTCTGGAAGGTTTATCCATCTCTTTAAAGGATATGTTAGATGAAGAAAATGAAGCCGGCTTGGGCAACGGCGGTTTGGGAAGATTGGCCGCATGTTACTTGGATTCCATGGCTGCCCTT
This genomic window contains:
- the trmB gene encoding tRNA (guanosine(46)-N7)-methyltransferase TrmB translates to MRLKYVENGYEILEACQQIVTIRKASAEEVWSNLPTHQDLHLELGTGMGDFLFGMAEQYPNRFFVGFERDTKVLIRVAKKTEEFECMNYQFVHMDAGNALPHFPDHQIQGIYLNFSDPWPKNSHAKRRLTHHNFLREYQRLLALGGVLEMKTDNLGLFEYSLKQFQREEWILQRVERDLHQTELAEKNVETEYERKFRAKGQPIYFLRACPK
- a CDS encoding DUF4349 domain-containing protein, which produces MKKKISAILLFLVLILLIAGCSQSKDSEFTDSRNESMAAMEAPGMPAPEYDMAESVTSEEFSLNKNGDPLLDTTPLGQDERQKMTYSGSASIETETFDDTLLGLDQWIQEFDAMIASSRIEDHGSFDQPRRYASYTIRIPAENFQKAIQILQNQVQVRRLQLDSQDVTDHYFDLTARIESAQTHESRLLALVEKSTELKDVLALEQELNRIRYEIENNQGILRRLDSQVRYSTLYIDIQETKNVLPEPITFFDRVKNQIARAGQQIVDGLQGIILWAILWLPTLFILGLLFFILYRFTKRLVPIWKKKKDPLESDHK
- a CDS encoding acylphosphatase — its product is MKRVMIKAIGRVQGVGFRWFVKQTAEHYQVTGWVQNQWDGSVWMEVQGADKVLILFLQAIQHKHPYARVDSITSQDRSLVEDEEAFYIRG
- the glgB gene encoding 1,4-alpha-glucan branching protein GlgB, whose protein sequence is MSFRWNNDLIFLFHEGRYFQAYEAFGAHITSEGIRFCIWVPDTNFVAVTGDFTQWSEEGIPMALVSPGSEIWQIIVPEAKVGDRYKYVIETKAGRKIWKMDPYGREVEVPPATASIVSAFSLSSSSENSNLVKQKRAGNSNQPINIYEIHIGSWRKMCDSYHSLGKVLPAYLVQLGYTHVEFMPVMHHPFGGSWGYQITGFYAVNAEWGSPQELRELVEACHQVGLAVIFDWVPGHFCKNEEGLSQLNGQDVYEAEEHLEWGTKRFQVSRPEVRSFLLSNAAYWFAFYDIDGIRVDGVASMLQPDKAYDCQAVDFFKNLNRMIFRRFPYAIMSAEDSTAFPHVTAPVHHGGLGFTYKWNMGWMNDTLQYISMSPQEKSKNHHQLTFSLVYAFEESYILPFSHDEVVHGKKTLLDRMSGEYEEMFNQLRVLYLYMMTHPGKKLSFMGNELAPFLEWRYYEELEWKMLAYDSHRSFYLYLSQLNHFYLKEKSLWEQDSSWEGFRWVDADNQEQSIFVYQRLAKDPENYNMVVINEGAGNYMEYRMGVPERLKYRLVFTSATYAHGLDQPLKKTMQASSRPWQNQPYSICLRLPSYTGLILKPVRKRRKKDVSNG
- a CDS encoding acyl-CoA dehydratase activase-related protein, whose translation is MEKVYSLGVDVGSTTIKYVLLDPQGIEVEKEYRRHRSDVRRTFMDMLRDLASRWSERDLRIYMTGSAGIGISSWLEIPFMQEVIASTRAIERTAPDTDVAIELGGEDAKITYLSHAVEQRMNGTCAGGTGAFIDQMASLMETDPKGLNDLAKEAKQIYPIASRCGVFAKSDVQPLLNEGVRREDIAASILQAIVTQTIGGLAQGRPIRGKVAFLGGPLTFLSELRVRFIETLRLTEPNVVHPADAQYFVAMGAAYGAEEDSDQPIFQLQKLTKKMTEQKDHFETATQTLDPLFQTEEDLVTFRKRHATNQVAKGELASYRGKAFLGIDSGSTTTKIALVGENHELLYSFYEVNQGSPLKTVIREVKKLYETLPETVVITGTGVTGYGEALIQKALHIDVGEVETIAHYRAARYFRPDVDFIIDIGGQDMKSLRIRDGMIDSIMLNEACSSGCGSFIQTFASALGVSVENFAKQALESKAPVDLGTRCTVFMNSRVKESQRQGATVSDISAGIAYSVVKNALYKVIRIHSPEDLGKSIVVQGGTFYNEAVLRAFELETGVEVIRPDIAGLMGAFGVALLAQDRCKSTGILTKEELSHFDYTHRTARCKGCSNNCLLTINKFNDKTSYISGNRCEKGLGLEKKKDPERNLSLYKYQRVFDYHRTKPVSRRERIGIPRVLNLYENYPFWYTLFDSLGFEVVLSHESNRKLYDLGLESIPSESVCYPAKIAHGHIEDLVNQGVSHIFYPSVPYNQQEDSIATNRFNCPVVASYPDVLKGSIEAFKDQVKFMHPYLSFDNPKALVTRLMDELSCFQVSKGAVKIAVDAAYMELDRYHKDIQKAGEHLLELLAKEGGRGIVLAGRPYHVDPEINHGIPDLVEGEGFAIFTEDSISHLGELKRPLTVHNQWTYHARLYRAAAYVASQPNLEMIQLTSFGCGLDAITTDEVKEILEYDGKTYTLLKIDEISNLGAARIRIRSLKAALEERKNQEKHVHIPKPLVKRTVFTEEMKKTHTILVPQMAPYHFDFIATILRNYGYKVVILPEIDYEAVTEGVKVVHNDACYPAVLTTGQFVRALKSGDYDLDRTAILMSQTGGGCRATNYISFIRKALRDLDMQQVPVISFNFKGLEGQPGFNLPSKAVMELLRAVIYGDLLMKCVCRTRPYEKEAGSVEVLYEAWNQKIQGELKKGQTYHRFQTLLKQIIADFDHIPLNDIHKPKVGIVGEILVKFHPTANNQVVKELEKEGAEVVVPELFNFLTYYMYSNIADHRYLGGGRKNRIISETVIQGLQMYTKSLRKALDASQRFSSSPSIYHKADLVKDLVSTANKMGEGWLLTAEMIELLQEGVPNIVCVQPFACLPNHISGKGLFKALRDAYPMANIVPIDYDPGTSEVNQINRIKLMMSIALRQGNQSFEVIS
- a CDS encoding YihY/virulence factor BrkB family protein; this translates as MGLSAQLTYYILLALFPFLYLLTSFSRFTSLTEETFVRSLADFLPHESFQIVYNIVQEITGTQSAGGFTAGFLVMIWLASRGTRAIMKGINRAYDEIPKRKFTRHIPTSLFFTVMILVLFIADAFFLLFASNALTWILTMVFRFNISETGFNFSVTLFSFVITFLNILLIYRFAPGHQPRLMRVLPGTTLTAVAWMISSKIFGVYVSQFAHYLSFYGSLWGLFALLIWMYLSSLILLLGAELNAELTPK
- the sdaAA gene encoding L-serine ammonia-lyase, iron-sulfur-dependent, subunit alpha produces the protein MNSAKEWLEKSMKTQGTLSESYLEEQSNKLGQTKEELLKEMKKRWAIMSNSAQKGLHGALQPLGGIIGGEAYKMREYQKRNQSYSGSALVDAMAYAFSTSEYNASMGKICAAPTAGSAGIVPAAILSAMNQYGYSEESCLRALFTAGGIGELIAKTATVSGAEGGCQAECGSAAAMAAGALVELSGGSAEMVFHAASIALKNVMGLVCDPIAGLVEAPCSKRNASGVANAMISADMALAGIESIIPFDEVIITMKEVGDSMDPDLRETGKGGLAATPTGKKIADRIFGRDE
- the sdaAB gene encoding L-serine ammonia-lyase, iron-sulfur-dependent subunit beta → MVFDILGPIMIGPSSSHTAGAARLGKVARDLVEGEILSVTFGLHGSFAETYRGHGTDRALLAGVLGMGPDDERLGQSKQIARNRKLIYSYVAIDLGHVHPNSVKFIFVNDQHEVIRVTGSSLGGGQIVITQIDDFNVRITGSEPTLLIQHMDKPGVISTVSKVIADSGVNIADMRVRRTEKGKLASMIIETDESIPRGAIQILREFAWIQSVKQIDPQGEEKQ